The following are from one region of the Candidatus Baltobacteraceae bacterium genome:
- the ettA gene encoding energy-dependent translational throttle protein EttA: MPEYVYSMYRVGKTVPPKRQILKDISLSFFPGAKIGILGLNGSGKSSLLRIMAGTDTEFDGEATPAANLSIGYLEQEPKLDPNLTVREAVEQGLGELIAARKRLEEIYAEYGNPDADFDKLAEEQSKLEAVLQAAGDDLDQQLEIAADALRLPPWDATIGPLSGGEKRRVALCRLLLSKPDMLLLDEPTNHLDAESVEWLEQFLQRFPGTVVAVTHDRYFLDNAAEWILELDRGRGIPWKGNYSSWLDQKQERLASEEAAESARQKALKRELEWVRQGTKGRQSKSKSRLTRFEELSSYDYQKRNETQEIFIPVAERLGEKVIDFKGVRKAYGDRLLMDDVNLIIPPGAIVGIIGPNGAGKTTLFRMIAGKEQPDAGEILVGPSVKLALVDQSRDGLDNDKTAWEDVSGGRDLLQVGRFEMNSRAYLGRFNFKGGDQQKNVGQFSGGERGRLHLAKTLLTGANVLLLDEPSNDLDVETLRALEDALTEFAGTVLVTSHDRWFLDRIATHILAFEGESRVYFFEGNYQEYEADKIKRLGEEAARPKRIRYRPLTLS; encoded by the coding sequence GTGCCTGAATACGTCTATTCCATGTACCGCGTCGGCAAAACGGTGCCGCCGAAGCGTCAGATTCTCAAAGATATTTCGCTGAGCTTTTTCCCCGGCGCGAAGATCGGAATCCTCGGGCTCAACGGCTCAGGGAAGTCCTCGCTCCTGCGCATCATGGCCGGCACCGACACCGAGTTCGACGGCGAGGCCACGCCCGCGGCGAATCTCTCGATCGGCTACTTGGAGCAAGAGCCGAAGCTCGATCCGAATTTGACCGTGCGCGAAGCCGTCGAGCAGGGCTTGGGCGAACTCATCGCCGCGCGCAAGCGGCTCGAGGAGATCTACGCCGAGTACGGCAACCCCGACGCCGACTTCGATAAGCTCGCCGAAGAGCAATCCAAACTCGAAGCGGTGCTGCAAGCCGCAGGCGACGATCTCGATCAGCAGCTCGAGATCGCGGCCGATGCGCTGCGCCTGCCGCCGTGGGATGCGACGATCGGGCCGCTTTCGGGCGGTGAAAAACGCCGGGTCGCGCTCTGCCGGCTCTTACTCTCCAAGCCCGACATGCTGCTGCTCGACGAGCCGACCAACCATCTCGATGCTGAGAGCGTCGAGTGGCTCGAACAGTTTTTGCAGCGCTTTCCGGGCACGGTCGTTGCGGTGACGCACGATCGCTACTTCCTCGATAACGCGGCCGAGTGGATTCTCGAACTCGATCGCGGCCGCGGCATTCCGTGGAAGGGCAATTACAGTTCGTGGCTCGACCAGAAGCAAGAGCGGCTCGCCTCCGAAGAAGCAGCGGAATCCGCGCGGCAAAAAGCGCTCAAGCGCGAACTCGAATGGGTGCGCCAAGGAACCAAGGGCCGGCAGTCCAAGAGCAAGAGCCGCCTCACGCGCTTCGAGGAACTCTCGAGCTACGATTATCAAAAACGAAACGAAACACAAGAGATTTTCATTCCGGTGGCCGAGCGTCTGGGCGAGAAGGTGATCGACTTCAAGGGCGTGCGCAAAGCGTACGGTGACCGGCTTTTGATGGATGACGTCAACCTCATCATTCCGCCCGGCGCGATCGTCGGGATCATCGGCCCCAACGGTGCCGGCAAGACCACGCTCTTCCGCATGATTGCCGGCAAAGAGCAGCCCGATGCCGGCGAGATTCTCGTTGGGCCGAGCGTCAAACTCGCGCTCGTCGATCAAAGCCGCGACGGGCTGGATAACGACAAGACGGCGTGGGAAGACGTGAGCGGCGGACGCGATCTGCTGCAAGTTGGGCGCTTCGAAATGAACTCGCGCGCGTATCTGGGCCGCTTCAATTTCAAGGGCGGCGACCAACAGAAGAACGTCGGCCAGTTCTCGGGTGGCGAACGCGGCCGATTACATCTCGCGAAGACGCTGCTCACGGGTGCAAACGTGCTGTTACTCGACGAACCCTCGAACGATCTCGACGTCGAAACATTGCGCGCGCTCGAGGACGCACTAACCGAGTTTGCCGGTACGGTACTCGTCACCAGTCACGACCGCTGGTTCCTCGACCGCATCGCGACGCACATTCTCGCCTTCGAAGGCGAGAGCCGCGTCTATTTCTTCGAGGGCAACTACCAAGAGTACGAAGCGGACAAGATCAAGCGCCTCGGTGAAGAGGCCGCGCGCCCGAAACGCATCCGCTACCGTCCGCTGACGTTGTCTTGA